From the Peromyscus leucopus breed LL Stock chromosome 8b, UCI_PerLeu_2.1, whole genome shotgun sequence genome, one window contains:
- the Ccdc154 gene encoding coiled-coil domain-containing protein 154 isoform X8, with amino-acid sequence MHELPRCLLPELADSSSLGLSPPSQLSNVTLEDLELLLTEGLASPEPLCVETPERYECSGLVSSSLVPEHDTPKQRKLLEQWVAELQAEVLRLRGHKDRCEHVTLGLLRELLQVRAHVQQQASELHQLRQEVQQAARSPKKEALELSGPQSQNQIKALDKRLVEVREALTQIRRTQVLQDSERKCTEQEISLRVTKLTDLLRQEEQGREAACSTLQRNQEDTNQKVDRGLAKMQDQVTKFSEDLSIRFLKRETKLCSFLQKCFMAMEQRMKSSESTRLMAESSLREELESRWQKLHELTEERLRALRTQREEEEGHLLEQCRGLDKAVVYLTKFVRQNQVSLNRVLLAEQKAREAKVSLEESQAGELATYVHENLEAVQMAGKLAQQETQGALELLQEKSQVLEGSVAGLDQKLKGLNDHCLALSWKLDLQERTVDLKLSQVQAAWEGVERKSLQGLVQWLKEVSAHLQEVQEKVNSLPQQIESVSNKCVLHQNDVDLKISAEGKAREFEVDALRQELATVLMSVQFLKEENPGRKIAEIQGQLATFQKQIIKLENSLQANKTIQNLKFNNETKLRTEEIAALRENMLSLWSEEGPWPLTLGSKRVFMSLVRQRFFIKDIALGELVSVNSWGVYQAVRWLQWKTVLLNLVAHQRPGAISAMTHWKPVPKIMSLTLSQK; translated from the exons ATGCATGAGCTCCCAAGGTGCCTCCTTCCAGAGCTAGCAGACAGCTCCTCACTCGGACTTTCACCTCCTTCACAACTGAGCAACGTCACACTCGAGGACCTGGAGCTGCTCTTAACAGAAGGCCTAGCTAGTCCTGAGCCCTTGTGTGTGGAGACCCCGGAGAGGTATGAGTGCAGTGGCCTGGTATCCAGCTCCTTGGTCCCTGAACACGACACTCCTAAGCAGCGGAAACTGCTGGAGCAATG GGTAGCTGAGCTGCAGGCTGAGGTGCTTCGCCTGAGGGGACACAAGGACCGCTGTGAGCATGTCACACTGGGCCTGCTTCGTGAACTGCTGCAGGTCCGTGCCCATGTGCAGCAGCAGGCCTCCGAGCTGCACCAGCTGAGGCAAGAAGTGCAGCAGGCAGCTCGGAGCCCTAAGAAAGAGGCGCTAGAG TTGTCTGGACCTCAGAGCCAGAACCAGATAAAAGCCCTGGATAaaag GCTGGTGGAGGTCCGAGAGGCTTTGACACAGATCAGGAGGACACAGGTGCTACAGGACTCAGAGCGGAAATGTACCGAGCAGGAGATAAGTCTCAG GGTGACCAAGCTGACTGACTtgctgaggcaagaggagcagGGCCGGGAAGCAGCCTGCAGCACCCTGCAGAGGAACCAAGAGGACACCAACCAAAAGGTGGACCGTGGGTTGGCCAAGATGCAG GACCAGGTGACTAAATTCAGTGAGGATCTGAGCATCCGCTTCCTAAAGAGGGAGACCAAACTGTGCAGTTTTCTTCAGAAGTGTTTCATGGCCATGGAGCAG AGAATGAAATCTTCAGAGAGCACACgactgatggcagaaagcagccTTCGAGAGGAACTGGAGAGCCGCTGGCAGAAGCTGCATGAACTGACAGAGGAGCGCTTGCGGGCCCTGCGGACACAGCGTGAG gaggaggaaggtcaCCTGCTGGAGCAGTGCCGGGGCCTGGACAAAGCCGTGGTCTACCTGACGAAGTTTGTGCGACAGAACCAGGTGTCACTGAATCGTGTCCTGCTGGCTGAACAGAAGGCTCG GGAGGCCAAGGTGAGCTTGGAGGAGagccaggctggagagctggccacATACGTCCATGAGAATCTGGAGGCTGTGCAGATGGCTGGCAAGCTAGCCCAGCAGGAAACCCAGGGCGCACTGGAACTG CTCCAAGAGAAGAGCCAGGTCCTAGAGGGGTCAGTGGCAGGGCTGGACCAGAAGCTGAAGGGCCTGAATGACCACTGTCTAGCTCTCAGCTGGAAGCTAGACCTGCAGGAGCGAACCGTAGACCTGAAGCTGTCCCAG GTACAGGCTGCATGGGAAGGTGTGGAGAGGAAGTCCCTGCAGGGTCTGGTCCAGTGGCTGAAAGAGGTCTCAGCTCACTTGCAGGAGGTGCAGGAAAAAGTGAACAGCCTGCcccagcag ATAGAAAGTGTCTCCAACAAATGTGTTCTTCACCAGAATGATGTGGACCTGAAGATCTCTGCTGAGGGCAAGGCCAG agagtTTGAAGTTGACGCTCTGCGACAGGAGCTAGCCACCGTGCTGATGTCTGTGCAGTTTCTGAAGGAGGAGAACCCTGGGCGTAAGATTGCAGAGATCCAGGGCCAGCTGGCCACG TTTCAGAAGCAAATAATAAAGTTAGAGAACAGCCTCCAGGCCAACAAGACCATCCAGAACCTCAAGTTTAATAACGAGACCAAGCTG CGCACAGAGGAGATTGCAGCCCTGCGGGAGAACATGCTGAGCCTGTGGAGTGAGGAGGGCCCCTGGCCACTGACCCTGGGCAGCAAGCGGGTATTCATGTCCCTGGTGAGGCAGCGGTTCTTCATCAAGGACATAGCCCTGGGCGAGCTGGTCTCTGTGAACTCCTGGGGCGTGTATCAGGCTGTGAG GTGGCTTCAGTGGAAGACAGTCCTCTTGAACTTGGTGGCCCATCAAAGACCAGGAGCAATCTCAGCGATGACCCACTGGAAGCCTGTACCCAAGATCATGTCTCTGACCCTGTCCCAGAAATAA
- the Ccdc154 gene encoding coiled-coil domain-containing protein 154 isoform X4 translates to MHELPRCLLPELADSSSLGLSPPSQLSNVTLEDLELLLTEGLASPEPLCVETPERYECSGLVSSSLVPEHDTPKQRKLLEQWVAELQAEVLRLRGHKDRCEHVTLGLLRELLQVRAHVQQQASELHQLRQEVQQAARSPKKEALELSGPQSQNQIKALDKRLVEVREALTQIRRTQVLQDSERKCTEQEISLRVTKLTDLLRQEEQGREAACSTLQRNQEDTNQKVDRGLAKMQDQVTKFSEDLSIRFLKRETKLCSFLQKCFMAMEQRMKSSESTRLMAESSLREELESRWQKLHELTEERLRALRTQREQEEEGHLLEQCRGLDKAVVYLTKFVRQNQVSLNRVLLAEQKAREAKVSLEESQAGELATYVHENLEAVQMAGKLAQQETQGALELLQEKSQVLEGSVAGLDQKLKGLNDHCLALSWKLDLQERTVDLKLSQVQAAWEGVERKSLQGLVQWLKEVSAHLQEVQEKVNSLPQQIESVSNKCVLHQNDVDLKISAEGKAREFEVDALRQELATVLMSVQFLKEENPGRKIAEIQGQLATRTEEIAALRENMLSLWSEEGPWPLTLGSKRVFMSLVRQRFFIKDIALGELVSVNSWGVYQAVRWAAESLGLLRVAAQPQGVALWMSCVSGQVASVEDSPLELGGPSKTRSNLSDDPLEACTQDHVSDPVPEIKTPVLVPVGARVSCCLMETAFPQLIGLIRGQVVRETDQTQKAQVVWPWRTLPARPSPRHFYHFSRHFCVEAPRPHLSGPTPATCEDKCKE, encoded by the exons ATGCATGAGCTCCCAAGGTGCCTCCTTCCAGAGCTAGCAGACAGCTCCTCACTCGGACTTTCACCTCCTTCACAACTGAGCAACGTCACACTCGAGGACCTGGAGCTGCTCTTAACAGAAGGCCTAGCTAGTCCTGAGCCCTTGTGTGTGGAGACCCCGGAGAGGTATGAGTGCAGTGGCCTGGTATCCAGCTCCTTGGTCCCTGAACACGACACTCCTAAGCAGCGGAAACTGCTGGAGCAATG GGTAGCTGAGCTGCAGGCTGAGGTGCTTCGCCTGAGGGGACACAAGGACCGCTGTGAGCATGTCACACTGGGCCTGCTTCGTGAACTGCTGCAGGTCCGTGCCCATGTGCAGCAGCAGGCCTCCGAGCTGCACCAGCTGAGGCAAGAAGTGCAGCAGGCAGCTCGGAGCCCTAAGAAAGAGGCGCTAGAG TTGTCTGGACCTCAGAGCCAGAACCAGATAAAAGCCCTGGATAaaag GCTGGTGGAGGTCCGAGAGGCTTTGACACAGATCAGGAGGACACAGGTGCTACAGGACTCAGAGCGGAAATGTACCGAGCAGGAGATAAGTCTCAG GGTGACCAAGCTGACTGACTtgctgaggcaagaggagcagGGCCGGGAAGCAGCCTGCAGCACCCTGCAGAGGAACCAAGAGGACACCAACCAAAAGGTGGACCGTGGGTTGGCCAAGATGCAG GACCAGGTGACTAAATTCAGTGAGGATCTGAGCATCCGCTTCCTAAAGAGGGAGACCAAACTGTGCAGTTTTCTTCAGAAGTGTTTCATGGCCATGGAGCAG AGAATGAAATCTTCAGAGAGCACACgactgatggcagaaagcagccTTCGAGAGGAACTGGAGAGCCGCTGGCAGAAGCTGCATGAACTGACAGAGGAGCGCTTGCGGGCCCTGCGGACACAGCGTGAG caggaggaggaaggtcaCCTGCTGGAGCAGTGCCGGGGCCTGGACAAAGCCGTGGTCTACCTGACGAAGTTTGTGCGACAGAACCAGGTGTCACTGAATCGTGTCCTGCTGGCTGAACAGAAGGCTCG GGAGGCCAAGGTGAGCTTGGAGGAGagccaggctggagagctggccacATACGTCCATGAGAATCTGGAGGCTGTGCAGATGGCTGGCAAGCTAGCCCAGCAGGAAACCCAGGGCGCACTGGAACTG CTCCAAGAGAAGAGCCAGGTCCTAGAGGGGTCAGTGGCAGGGCTGGACCAGAAGCTGAAGGGCCTGAATGACCACTGTCTAGCTCTCAGCTGGAAGCTAGACCTGCAGGAGCGAACCGTAGACCTGAAGCTGTCCCAG GTACAGGCTGCATGGGAAGGTGTGGAGAGGAAGTCCCTGCAGGGTCTGGTCCAGTGGCTGAAAGAGGTCTCAGCTCACTTGCAGGAGGTGCAGGAAAAAGTGAACAGCCTGCcccagcag ATAGAAAGTGTCTCCAACAAATGTGTTCTTCACCAGAATGATGTGGACCTGAAGATCTCTGCTGAGGGCAAGGCCAG agagtTTGAAGTTGACGCTCTGCGACAGGAGCTAGCCACCGTGCTGATGTCTGTGCAGTTTCTGAAGGAGGAGAACCCTGGGCGTAAGATTGCAGAGATCCAGGGCCAGCTGGCCACG CGCACAGAGGAGATTGCAGCCCTGCGGGAGAACATGCTGAGCCTGTGGAGTGAGGAGGGCCCCTGGCCACTGACCCTGGGCAGCAAGCGGGTATTCATGTCCCTGGTGAGGCAGCGGTTCTTCATCAAGGACATAGCCCTGGGCGAGCTGGTCTCTGTGAACTCCTGGGGCGTGTATCAGGCTGTGAGGTGGGCAGCTGAGAGCCTGGGTCTCCTAAGGGTAGCAGCCCAGCCACAAGGAGTTGCGTTGTGGATGAGCTGTGTCTCTGGGCAGGTGGCTTCAGTGGAAGACAGTCCTCTTGAACTTGGTGGCCCATCAAAGACCAGGAGCAATCTCAGCGATGACCCACTGGAAGCCTGTACCCAAGATCATGTCTCTGACCCTGTCCCAGAAATAAAGACTCCAGTTCTCGTACCTGTTGGAGCCAGGGTCTCCTGTTGTCTGATGGAAACGGCTTTTCCACAGCTCATAGGCCTGATAAGGGGTCAGGTAGTGAGAGAGACAGACCAAACTCAGAAGGCCCAAGTTGTCTGGCCCTGGAGGACCCTTCCTGCCCGGCCTAGCCCAAGGCACTTTTATCACTTCTCACGGCATTTTTGTGTAGAGGCACCCAGGCCACACCTGTCAGGACCCACCCCGGCTACCTGTGAGGACAAATGTAAGGAGTGA
- the Ccdc154 gene encoding coiled-coil domain-containing protein 154 isoform X5 produces MHELPRCLLPELADSSSLGLSPPSQLSNVTLEDLELLLTEGLASPEPLCVETPERYECSGLVSSSLVPEHDTPKQRKLLEQWVAELQAEVLRLRGHKDRCEHVTLGLLRELLQVRAHVQQQASELHQLRQEVQQAARSPKKEALELSGPQSQNQIKALDKRLVEVREALTQIRRTQVLQDSERKCTEQEISLRVTKLTDLLRQEEQGREAACSTLQRNQEDTNQKVDRGLAKMQDQVTKFSEDLSIRFLKRETKLCSFLQKCFMAMEQRMKSSESTRLMAESSLREELESRWQKLHELTEERLRALRTQREQEEEGHLLEQCRGLDKAVVYLTKFVRQNQVSLNRVLLAEQKAREAKVSLEESQAGELATYVHENLEAVQMAGKLAQQETQGALELLQEKSQVLEGSVAGLDQKLKGLNDHCLALSWKLDLQERTVDLKLSQIESVSNKCVLHQNDVDLKISAEGKAREFEVDALRQELATVLMSVQFLKEENPGRKIAEIQGQLATFQKQIIKLENSLQANKTIQNLKFNNETKLRTEEIAALRENMLSLWSEEGPWPLTLGSKRVFMSLVRQRFFIKDIALGELVSVNSWGVYQAVRWAAESLGLLRVAAQPQGVALWMSCVSGQVASVEDSPLELGGPSKTRSNLSDDPLEACTQDHVSDPVPEIKTPVLVPVGARVSCCLMETAFPQLIGLIRGQVVRETDQTQKAQVVWPWRTLPARPSPRHFYHFSRHFCVEAPRPHLSGPTPATCEDKCKE; encoded by the exons ATGCATGAGCTCCCAAGGTGCCTCCTTCCAGAGCTAGCAGACAGCTCCTCACTCGGACTTTCACCTCCTTCACAACTGAGCAACGTCACACTCGAGGACCTGGAGCTGCTCTTAACAGAAGGCCTAGCTAGTCCTGAGCCCTTGTGTGTGGAGACCCCGGAGAGGTATGAGTGCAGTGGCCTGGTATCCAGCTCCTTGGTCCCTGAACACGACACTCCTAAGCAGCGGAAACTGCTGGAGCAATG GGTAGCTGAGCTGCAGGCTGAGGTGCTTCGCCTGAGGGGACACAAGGACCGCTGTGAGCATGTCACACTGGGCCTGCTTCGTGAACTGCTGCAGGTCCGTGCCCATGTGCAGCAGCAGGCCTCCGAGCTGCACCAGCTGAGGCAAGAAGTGCAGCAGGCAGCTCGGAGCCCTAAGAAAGAGGCGCTAGAG TTGTCTGGACCTCAGAGCCAGAACCAGATAAAAGCCCTGGATAaaag GCTGGTGGAGGTCCGAGAGGCTTTGACACAGATCAGGAGGACACAGGTGCTACAGGACTCAGAGCGGAAATGTACCGAGCAGGAGATAAGTCTCAG GGTGACCAAGCTGACTGACTtgctgaggcaagaggagcagGGCCGGGAAGCAGCCTGCAGCACCCTGCAGAGGAACCAAGAGGACACCAACCAAAAGGTGGACCGTGGGTTGGCCAAGATGCAG GACCAGGTGACTAAATTCAGTGAGGATCTGAGCATCCGCTTCCTAAAGAGGGAGACCAAACTGTGCAGTTTTCTTCAGAAGTGTTTCATGGCCATGGAGCAG AGAATGAAATCTTCAGAGAGCACACgactgatggcagaaagcagccTTCGAGAGGAACTGGAGAGCCGCTGGCAGAAGCTGCATGAACTGACAGAGGAGCGCTTGCGGGCCCTGCGGACACAGCGTGAG caggaggaggaaggtcaCCTGCTGGAGCAGTGCCGGGGCCTGGACAAAGCCGTGGTCTACCTGACGAAGTTTGTGCGACAGAACCAGGTGTCACTGAATCGTGTCCTGCTGGCTGAACAGAAGGCTCG GGAGGCCAAGGTGAGCTTGGAGGAGagccaggctggagagctggccacATACGTCCATGAGAATCTGGAGGCTGTGCAGATGGCTGGCAAGCTAGCCCAGCAGGAAACCCAGGGCGCACTGGAACTG CTCCAAGAGAAGAGCCAGGTCCTAGAGGGGTCAGTGGCAGGGCTGGACCAGAAGCTGAAGGGCCTGAATGACCACTGTCTAGCTCTCAGCTGGAAGCTAGACCTGCAGGAGCGAACCGTAGACCTGAAGCTGTCCCAG ATAGAAAGTGTCTCCAACAAATGTGTTCTTCACCAGAATGATGTGGACCTGAAGATCTCTGCTGAGGGCAAGGCCAG agagtTTGAAGTTGACGCTCTGCGACAGGAGCTAGCCACCGTGCTGATGTCTGTGCAGTTTCTGAAGGAGGAGAACCCTGGGCGTAAGATTGCAGAGATCCAGGGCCAGCTGGCCACG TTTCAGAAGCAAATAATAAAGTTAGAGAACAGCCTCCAGGCCAACAAGACCATCCAGAACCTCAAGTTTAATAACGAGACCAAGCTG CGCACAGAGGAGATTGCAGCCCTGCGGGAGAACATGCTGAGCCTGTGGAGTGAGGAGGGCCCCTGGCCACTGACCCTGGGCAGCAAGCGGGTATTCATGTCCCTGGTGAGGCAGCGGTTCTTCATCAAGGACATAGCCCTGGGCGAGCTGGTCTCTGTGAACTCCTGGGGCGTGTATCAGGCTGTGAGGTGGGCAGCTGAGAGCCTGGGTCTCCTAAGGGTAGCAGCCCAGCCACAAGGAGTTGCGTTGTGGATGAGCTGTGTCTCTGGGCAGGTGGCTTCAGTGGAAGACAGTCCTCTTGAACTTGGTGGCCCATCAAAGACCAGGAGCAATCTCAGCGATGACCCACTGGAAGCCTGTACCCAAGATCATGTCTCTGACCCTGTCCCAGAAATAAAGACTCCAGTTCTCGTACCTGTTGGAGCCAGGGTCTCCTGTTGTCTGATGGAAACGGCTTTTCCACAGCTCATAGGCCTGATAAGGGGTCAGGTAGTGAGAGAGACAGACCAAACTCAGAAGGCCCAAGTTGTCTGGCCCTGGAGGACCCTTCCTGCCCGGCCTAGCCCAAGGCACTTTTATCACTTCTCACGGCATTTTTGTGTAGAGGCACCCAGGCCACACCTGTCAGGACCCACCCCGGCTACCTGTGAGGACAAATGTAAGGAGTGA
- the Ccdc154 gene encoding coiled-coil domain-containing protein 154 isoform X7, giving the protein MHELPRCLLPELADSSSLGLSPPSQLSNVTLEDLELLLTEGLASPEPLCVETPERYECSGLVSSSLVPEHDTPKQRKLLEQWVAELQAEVLRLRGHKDRCEHVTLGLLRELLQVRAHVQQQASELHQLRQEVQQAARSPKKEALELSGPQSQNQIKALDKRLVEVREALTQIRRTQVLQDSERKCTEQEISLRVTKLTDLLRQEEQGREAACSTLQRNQEDTNQKVDRGLAKMQDQVTKFSEDLSIRFLKRETKLCSFLQKCFMAMEQRMKSSESTRLMAESSLREELESRWQKLHELTEERLRALRTQREQEEEGHLLEQCRGLDKAVVYLTKFVRQNQVSLNRVLLAEQKAREAKVSLEESQAGELATYVHENLEAVQMAGKLAQQETQGALELLQEKSQVLEGSVAGLDQKLKGLNDHCLALSWKLDLQERTVDLKLSQVQAAWEGVERKSLQGLVQWLKEVSAHLQEVQEKVNSLPQQIESVSNKCVLHQNDVDLKISAEGKAREFEVDALRQELATVLMSVQFLKEENPGRKIAEIQGQLATFQKQIIKLENSLQANKTIQNLKFNNETKLRTEEIAALRENMLSLWSEEGPWPLTLGSKRVFMSLVRQRFFIKDIALGELVSVNSWGVYQAVRWLQWKTVLLNLVAHQRPGAISAMTHWKPVPKIMSLTLSQK; this is encoded by the exons ATGCATGAGCTCCCAAGGTGCCTCCTTCCAGAGCTAGCAGACAGCTCCTCACTCGGACTTTCACCTCCTTCACAACTGAGCAACGTCACACTCGAGGACCTGGAGCTGCTCTTAACAGAAGGCCTAGCTAGTCCTGAGCCCTTGTGTGTGGAGACCCCGGAGAGGTATGAGTGCAGTGGCCTGGTATCCAGCTCCTTGGTCCCTGAACACGACACTCCTAAGCAGCGGAAACTGCTGGAGCAATG GGTAGCTGAGCTGCAGGCTGAGGTGCTTCGCCTGAGGGGACACAAGGACCGCTGTGAGCATGTCACACTGGGCCTGCTTCGTGAACTGCTGCAGGTCCGTGCCCATGTGCAGCAGCAGGCCTCCGAGCTGCACCAGCTGAGGCAAGAAGTGCAGCAGGCAGCTCGGAGCCCTAAGAAAGAGGCGCTAGAG TTGTCTGGACCTCAGAGCCAGAACCAGATAAAAGCCCTGGATAaaag GCTGGTGGAGGTCCGAGAGGCTTTGACACAGATCAGGAGGACACAGGTGCTACAGGACTCAGAGCGGAAATGTACCGAGCAGGAGATAAGTCTCAG GGTGACCAAGCTGACTGACTtgctgaggcaagaggagcagGGCCGGGAAGCAGCCTGCAGCACCCTGCAGAGGAACCAAGAGGACACCAACCAAAAGGTGGACCGTGGGTTGGCCAAGATGCAG GACCAGGTGACTAAATTCAGTGAGGATCTGAGCATCCGCTTCCTAAAGAGGGAGACCAAACTGTGCAGTTTTCTTCAGAAGTGTTTCATGGCCATGGAGCAG AGAATGAAATCTTCAGAGAGCACACgactgatggcagaaagcagccTTCGAGAGGAACTGGAGAGCCGCTGGCAGAAGCTGCATGAACTGACAGAGGAGCGCTTGCGGGCCCTGCGGACACAGCGTGAG caggaggaggaaggtcaCCTGCTGGAGCAGTGCCGGGGCCTGGACAAAGCCGTGGTCTACCTGACGAAGTTTGTGCGACAGAACCAGGTGTCACTGAATCGTGTCCTGCTGGCTGAACAGAAGGCTCG GGAGGCCAAGGTGAGCTTGGAGGAGagccaggctggagagctggccacATACGTCCATGAGAATCTGGAGGCTGTGCAGATGGCTGGCAAGCTAGCCCAGCAGGAAACCCAGGGCGCACTGGAACTG CTCCAAGAGAAGAGCCAGGTCCTAGAGGGGTCAGTGGCAGGGCTGGACCAGAAGCTGAAGGGCCTGAATGACCACTGTCTAGCTCTCAGCTGGAAGCTAGACCTGCAGGAGCGAACCGTAGACCTGAAGCTGTCCCAG GTACAGGCTGCATGGGAAGGTGTGGAGAGGAAGTCCCTGCAGGGTCTGGTCCAGTGGCTGAAAGAGGTCTCAGCTCACTTGCAGGAGGTGCAGGAAAAAGTGAACAGCCTGCcccagcag ATAGAAAGTGTCTCCAACAAATGTGTTCTTCACCAGAATGATGTGGACCTGAAGATCTCTGCTGAGGGCAAGGCCAG agagtTTGAAGTTGACGCTCTGCGACAGGAGCTAGCCACCGTGCTGATGTCTGTGCAGTTTCTGAAGGAGGAGAACCCTGGGCGTAAGATTGCAGAGATCCAGGGCCAGCTGGCCACG TTTCAGAAGCAAATAATAAAGTTAGAGAACAGCCTCCAGGCCAACAAGACCATCCAGAACCTCAAGTTTAATAACGAGACCAAGCTG CGCACAGAGGAGATTGCAGCCCTGCGGGAGAACATGCTGAGCCTGTGGAGTGAGGAGGGCCCCTGGCCACTGACCCTGGGCAGCAAGCGGGTATTCATGTCCCTGGTGAGGCAGCGGTTCTTCATCAAGGACATAGCCCTGGGCGAGCTGGTCTCTGTGAACTCCTGGGGCGTGTATCAGGCTGTGAG GTGGCTTCAGTGGAAGACAGTCCTCTTGAACTTGGTGGCCCATCAAAGACCAGGAGCAATCTCAGCGATGACCCACTGGAAGCCTGTACCCAAGATCATGTCTCTGACCCTGTCCCAGAAATAA